The Syntrophorhabdaceae bacterium genomic sequence CGATAAAGGCCTTTGCCTCACAGTGGTTGATGTTATATTCCATCTCCGAGGCTGACAACCTGAACATGATCGGCACGCAGATGAATCCTCCCTTTGCTGCCGCAGCGTAGATATCCATCCATTCAACACAATTGTACGCCAGGGCTGCAAATCTGTCGCCTTTTTTCAGACCAACGTCAGTAAGGGCATTGGCAAGTCTGCACGCTCTCTCGTCCCACTGTTTGAAGGTAAATTCCTTGTAAAGATCCTTTGCCCCTATCTTGTTGGGCCATTTGTGAGCATTGACCCTCAGTACATCCTTTGCCGTCATCCAATGACCGTTATTCATTTCTGTCCTCCTTAAATTGTTTTATTGATACTTGTTACAAAAATTCTCCCCTCAACGATTGCCACAACGTTGGTAATAGTTGTGATTTTCACCCCCATTCTATTTTAGCACTTGTTCTTTAAATTCTCCAACACCTCGATGAAAGCATCTATACGTAAATGTGTAGCTCCCTCATTATAGGAACTGATATCAACAATATCACCTTCCAGCACAAGTATCGGGATCTCCCGATAGACCTCTTTCAATATCTGTGCTTGCAGCAGGATGCCCGAATGCCATGTGCGACAGGAAAAGGCCTTGTGAAACACAACCCCATCGATCTGATAGTCCTCAATGTATTCTATGAGTCGCTCCACCTCAGGTATAGAACCTTTCCGCTTTCTGGCAGCGTCATACCAATGTGTCCAGTATCTCATCCATCTTAATGCGATCCGTTCAAGCGGATCGCTCAGTTTCGGCAGGTCAAGCCTGTCAATCCTTTCCGCTTCACGGTAGGTCCTTTCGGCAGGGAAGACCGCTCCCTTGTTATTGAAGTATTGAAAATCGCTCAACGCGAACCATGGCGGCAATCCTGCGCCCCATAACAGCCTGTACTTTTCATCTTCAGCGACACCTTCTTTTTTGTCGATTCTACCTTTGAGCTCGTCGTATAGGTCCTTATAGAAATCGTATGCCTCCTGGGTCCCGAGCATAAACGCGAGAGGGACCATCGTGTTCATAGCGTCGCCGGTGTCCATTGGAGTAGGTCTCGCCTTTCGCAGTTCGTAGGCGTCAATAAACATATCCCAGGTCCGGTCGACAAGGTCCGTTATTTCCTCCAATTTGTTCCAATCCATTTTCTTCTGGGTCTGTTTTTCTATAAAGGCGATGGCCCCTTTCAGTTCGTCGACGGCATATTTCAGGTAGTAATTCTCAACCTCTCTCTGGTCCATGTTTTCATCATAAGGAGGCCAATAAAACCCACCTATATAGGCAGGCACATCCTGCATATAGTGCTGTGCCGCCTGAGGCCATTTATATCTTGGATCACAGAGCATCTGACCTGTTCCAAGGATAAAATCAGGCCTGGCTATACCGCCCCATGGTGCGTCAGGCGGCATCTCGCCGCCAAGTTCGTTCCTCCAGTACTCAAAGCCCAGGCCGCATGTTGCATATGTACAAAGGGAGCGGGAGAAATTCTGCGATTCGGCCTTTTCCAGGTATTTTCCTGCGTCGCGTTTCGCGGCGCATATACCTGAATAGCTTTCTGCCCAGGCAGGAACGATATCCATGGCCCTCAGGATCTCATCATAACAGTTGACAATAAAGCTGAAAGCCACCGGCCTTCCTTCCTCCTTGGCCTTCAGATTAGCCGTAAAGTTTGCCCGCACCATCTTGGGGATCTTCGCTGCAGCTGCTGTTGCAGTCATTCTCTGTTTTCTTTCTTCTGCCATCGGTCATCTCCTTTCCTGAGTAAACATCTCGAGGAATGCCTCAATTCTGGTCTTTAATCTGCTCGACGATGAAGAGGAATACTCATCCTCGACATAAAAGACAGGCTTGCCCAATGACTCGATGTAACTTATTGTTGCCGGAACCTCGAACCCATAGGGGTCACAATTCTTATAGACCAGGAGAATCACGGCATCCACATTAAACTCGGAAATAAACCTTTTCAGGTGTCCGAACCGCAACTCAAGATTCTCGTCATAACTGCCGCCTCTATCCCTGTAAAATGTCGGCAGGCTGACCTTTTCCAGATAATACTCCGCGATGCCGTAAACGGGGTCGGACGTCGTTTCTATGTCGGCGTAATAGAGTTTGCTGCCGACAGAGACATCATCCATCACCACCTGTGCGCCTGTCTTCTCAATGATCTCGATCAGGCCTGTATCGTCAATCTGGTCACCCACAAGCATGATTCGCAAAGGTTTCTGCGGTGAAGATATTGTCCGTCCCTTCACCTCTTCAGTAACCTGCCGGACTAACGCCGCCGACTCATCCACGGGCAACGCCTTAACGGCCACGAGAAGCTTTATCATTTCGATACCGGAGATCAACGGTTGATCAGGCTTTCGCAGATCATAGAGATCTCTCATGGCCTGTCTTAGTTCGTTATAGGCCAGCACCGCATGGGCCAGGTTCTTTTCAGATATCCCATTACCTGTAAACTGTTCCAGGCTTTTGATAAACGTTTTAAGGATCTGCGTGAAGAACGCCAATGAAGGGGCACCGTCGAGGTGCGGCACATTCAGGAAGTGATAATACGGCAGCGGGAAATTACGCTTCCATACTTCGTAAGTACGGCTCACGCTGTCGCATGTGTGAGGGATAACAATACCGTCCAGGTAATCATACTTGCCTTTCAGGGCCAGATCAAAAGCGTTCAACAAAAAGGGGCAGACGAGTGTTTCCATGCTGCTATAAGCCTTCGTGACAGCTTCATTGGGGTCACCCTTAATCCTGACCGGAGTAAAACCGGCCGCGTTGATAATCTCGACGGGGGCTACGGCGGATATATAACCCATTGCCCTCTTTCCTGCCTTTTTCATGGCCCTTGCCTGGCATCCATAGTCCTTGTAATATGTCTCAACCAATGCTAATCCCTTATCATTCGTTGTTTCCATTTTTAGCGCCCCTTTCTATGTGAAATCACTTGACCTTGAACATCTCTCCGAAACCCGCGTATTTCTCTCTCAGAACGGGTTTTTCTATTTTGCCAGTTGGATTCCGGGGTACCTTATCGAAAAATATGTGTTTGGGCCGCTTATATTTAGGAAGATTGTCACTGCAATATTTTTCCACATCTTTCTCCGTCAGTGCTTCACCCGGTTTGACCTGAATAACCGCTGCCACGACCTCCCCTAATCTTTCGTCAGGGATGCCGATAACACCTACATCATGGATCTTGGGATGATGCTGGAGCAGGTCCTCGATCTCAACAGGATAAATATTTTCTCCACCGTAGATGATCACATCCTTCTTCCTATCCACCAGATAAAGGTATCCTTCCTCATCGGCTTTCGCCATGTCACCCGTGTAACACCATCCGTTTCTGATGGTCTCGGCGGTCTTTTCCGGGTTTTTGTAATATTCCTTCATGACGCCGTTACCTTTAACGATCAACTCGCCCACTTCACCCGGGACAACATCTTCACCCTTTTCATTTACGACACGCGCCTCCCAGTTGAAGCTTGCCTTCCCAATACTTCCCAATCTGTTCATGTCCTTAAAAGTCATGTGGCAACAACCCGGTCCCATTGCCTCTCCCAACCCGTACATCGTGTCGTATTCCATGTGCGGAAACTTTTCAAGCCAGCGTGTGATCACGGCGGGCGGCACAGGCTGACCTCCCAGGGACAAAAGACGACAGGATTTCAGATCATACTGCCCGGTGGTCAGCTCCCCGCGGTCATAATGCCCGAGGATATCAAGGGCCCACGGGACAACCATGAACAGGATGGATACATTTTCTTTCTGAACCACATCTACTACGTCAATTGGTTTTATCATCCCCTTGATGAGCACTGCAGGGGCGCCTACAATAACACAGCCAACCCACATCATTCCGCCGCCGGCATGGTATAAAGGCTGAAGCAGTAAAAAGTTATCATTGTGCTTTATATTCCAGCTGTAGTTATTAGTGACTGCCGCACATTCAATATTCTTGTTGGTAAGAAGGATTGGTTTAGGTTTTCCTGTCGTACCGGAGGTAAAATAAAGCGAACACCCATCATTATCGTCCAGCGGTATCTCCACCGGTTTTGACGACGACTGTTTCATTATCTCTTCCAGGGATTCCATGTCCTTAGGTGTGTTCTTACCGATACTGATGTAATGCTTTATCTTCGGTAAATGAGGTTGTACCTCACGGATCCTGTCAAGGAAACCTTCTTCAAAGATCATCATCTTTGCCTCTGCAACCTCACTGCAATAGATGATCTCCTGGGCTGTAAATCTAAAATTGAGAGGGGCGATCCATGCCCCAGCCCTCATCGCTCCCCACTGAAGTTCGAGAACCTCCAGGCAGTTATACATGAGCGTGTGGACCTTGTCCCCTTGCTTGATGCCGCGATCGATCAGCGCATTCGCGACTTTATTGATCCTGTCGTTAAACTCCTTCCATGTCACCACTCTTCTTGTCTTGAGAACCGGATCGACTTCGACTAATGCTGTTTTATCGGGATACATCCTGCTGTTTCGAGCAATCATTTCGGATACGTTCATTGCTAAATCCTCCCCTGTGATTGAGGGATTATCTTTCCCTCAACTGAATAGCCTCCAATTAAAATTTCATTGCCCTTCCCGCCTCAAAGGCTTTCATGTTCAGGTCGAGCATCTTTGTTCCAAAACGATTGACCAGAACCTCTTTCCATGCCTTTTCCGGAAGCTCAAGCAGCTTTGAAAGTACACCCAGCAACAGGGTATTGACCAGCAATTCGCTCCCTACCTCTACTGCCTTTTCAAAGGCGTTCAGTGTTATTACCTTGCGTTTCCCATCCTCCAGCTTCTCCTTCACTTTGTCCGGATACTGTATCTTCAGGAAGTGGGCAATGGGAGGAACTATCTGTTGCTCATTGACAATGATAGTACCGTTGGGCTTCAGATACTCGATGCTGCGCAGGGCCTCGACCGCCTCAAAAGCCAGAATATAATCCGCTTCGCCTTTTCCTATAACGGGAGAAGTGATATTCTTGCCAAAGCGGGCGTGGCTTGCGATTATCCCGCCCCTTTGCGACATACCATGAACCTCGCCTTTTTTTACGTCATATCCTGCAGCCAGGGCCACTTCGCTCGTAAGCTCCGTTGCCATTACAGCCCCCTGGCCTCCTACACCGACTACATAGACATTTGTCGCCGTTTCTTTCATTTTAGCACCCCTTTTCCATTAATTTTCTATCAACTGGATTGCATGCACCGCGCAAAGCTGCGCGCACACAGAGCATCCCGTACATAGGCTGAGGTCGATAGTCCTGGCCTTTTCGCCCTTCTTCGATTTCTTGGCTACCTGGTCGGACAATCCTATTGCCGGGCAACCTGATGACATACAGATGCCGCATCCTGTGCATTTTTCTTCAACAACCATATAGGGTTTGTCTTTTATCTTTCTCGGCATGAGAGCACATGGACGGTTTGTAAGGACTACAGCCGGTCCCTCAAAGGCAATCGCCTCTTTCAAAACCTCAATGCATGCCTTGATATCATAAGGATCAACGTGTTTTACAAATTTTATGCCAATCCCTCTCACGAGGGCATCCAGGTCCACTGTCACTGTCGGCGCCCCATTTGCCCTGAAGCCGCTCTCCGCAGCAGGCTGGCCGCCTGTCATGGCAGTGATTCTGTTATCCAGTATGACAACTGTAATATTTGTCTGCGTATAGACCGCGTCGTACAGAGGTGTCATGCCCGAATGGATAAAGGTTCCATCCCCAATGGCTGCTATAATCGGTTTGTCGCTTCCATGGACCTTGGCCATCCCCACAGCGTTTCCGATACTTGCCCCCATGCAGATTGCTGTATGGAGAGCGCTGATTGGCGGAGCAAAAGCGAGTGTGTAGCAACCGATATCAGAAAAGACGTTGACGTCCATTTTCTTGAATGCCAGGAATATTCCCCTGTGAGGACATCCTGCGCACATGGTAGGAGGACGGGGCGGAGCATCTTTTCTCTCAGGAACCACCGGCGCGGGCTGTTCCATGGGAATTCCAGCCTTTTTCAAGCCTGCCCGGACAACATCAGGATCCAATTCTCCCTGAACTCTGAAATAGTCCATACCGATGAAACCATATATGCCCATAATCTTAAGTTCTTCTTCAAAGAAAGGACGGGTTTCTTCGATGACCACCAATTTTTTCACCTTGGAGGCGAAGTCCTTGATCATCTTCTCGGGAACAGGAAAAGAGATTCCCAGTTTCAGATAGCTTGCTTCAGGAATAACATGTTTCGCATGATAATAGGCAATCCCTGAAGTGATGATCCCTACTTCTTTACTGTTCCACTCCACCTGGTTAAGAGGTGATGTTTCCGCATACTCTTTCAATGCTGCGAGCCTGTTAATGACCTCTGTTTCCCTCAGGATAGCCCTGCCCGGTACCACCACATATTTATTGGGATTCCTCTCAAATCCCTTAATGGGATATTCTGTGCGGGGATAGAGATCGACTATCGTTTTGGAATGTGAGATCCTTGTTGTTGACTTTACAATGACGGGGGTATCAAATTTTTCGCTAAGAGCGAGGGCCTCACCTACATACTCTTTTGCTTCCATGCTGTCGCTGGGATCCAGGCAGGGAATCCTGGCCAATTTTGCGTACATGCGCGTATCGTCCTCGGTTTGAGAACTGTGCTGTCCCGGATCGTCGCAAGCTACCAGCACAAACCCTCCCGGTGTCCCCGTGTGGGACCAGTTGAGTAAAGGATCCAAAGCCACGCTGACGCCAGGCTGTTTCATGGATACCATGGTCCTTGCGCCAGCCATGGCTGACCCAATACCGATTTCAAAGGCTGTCTTTTCGTTGGCTGCCCAATCTGCAATTATTTCCTTATACCCTGCTACATTCAGAAGAATCTCAGAAGAAGGCGTGCCCGGATAGGCAGCAGCGAGAACAACGCCGGCTTCATACGCTCCCCTTGCAAAGGCTTCATTACCCGAAAGCAACACCCGACCCTCAGATTTTTCTTTTCTTTTACCTTTAACCGCTCCGCTCATATTCCTACCTCCTTATAAAAATAAATTTTACGACCATTGGGATCCTGTTTCTCGCTATAACCTGTCGCATGCGAATTAAATCACATGAGCATGACAAGAAACGCTATGTCAAATTTCTAAGCTTCTCGGCCAGATTTTTGGTAAACTCCTTCTCAACATCTTTTGCCTTACTTTTCATGATCCTGTCGCCGAACATGGCAAGTTTTCCTACAACATCAACCTCCGACTCATAGCTAACCTCGACCTCGCCGTTGCCAAGATCCTTTAAATCGATAGTCGTCTTCTGTTTAATGTGTCCAAGCTTTGTCATGTCTTCGCCCTCACCCACAAGTTCCATATGGGTGGGTGGTTGTACGACCGTCAGCACGTTCCTGAAGGCGAGTTTCACCTTGATGGGGCCTACTTTCTGTTTCACGACAGTGTCATAAGTCTTTTCATCGATCTTCTCCACCTTCTCTGCACCAGGCAGACATGTACCTATTGTCTCTGGTTCGAGAAGCGTGTTCCACAGTGTCTGTATGGGAGCTTTTACAGTAAATTTTCCCAGGATTTGCATTATTTTCTCCTTGTCTTGTTGTGATCCGCAGTGCTCTTTGATCGGGTGTTATCATTATGTCGGGTCTTATCATCATGAGCTGTACATCTTTGTTTCTTAATCTCTTCAAACTCTTTCTTCTTCATCATCATGATGTGGCGCAGGACCTGCAGGTTCTCCAGCTTCTCGCTGACGCCGCAACTACAGTCCGGACATCGCTCGTCCATTATCGTCCTTCCCGCCCGAGAACTCCTCCATCAGGCCTGCGTTGCGCAGACCCGACGGAGGGTTATTGGGGGTATTATGAGCCTATTTCTTTTTTTCCGCTTCTCTCTTTTCTTTAAGCGCCCGCCACACCTTTTCAGGGGTCGCCGGCATATCCTTTATCATCACGCCCACTGCGTCATAGATCGCGTTGATTACTGCGGGTGCGCCCGTACACGTTGTTGCTTCACTTGCTTCTTTCACGCCGAAGGGACCGAAGGGATCGTTCGTGATGACATGGGCAAATTTTGGGAACGGCGCCTCGTACACCCGGGGCCTTTTTAGGTCGATCCAATTCGGATTGACCGTCGATCCCTTGTCCATGATGAATTCTTCATAGAGGGCTGACGAGATGGACTGGTGGTACGATCCGCCGATACACTGTGTCTCAACAATAGTAGGGTTAAGCGGAAAACCGCAGTCATCCGCCATGGAGCTCTTCTCGGTGCATCTGACCACGCCCGTCTCTGTGTCTACCTCGACCTCATTGATCTGGGCGGCAAAACCGTAGTTCGTTCCCACGTCCCCTTCACCAGTTGAAAAGGCCTTTGGAGAAAAACCCTTTGTGCCCTTCCGTGAAACACCTTTCCCTACGACGACGTTGCCGATATTGGCGTAACAGGCCGCCCGTACGACGTCCAGCCACGGGAGGTACCGTGTCTCATCGGTCTTCATGAAGACCTTTTTGTCCCTTATATCCAGTTCCTCGGCAAAGACGTTCATCTCCTTCGCGGCCGCCTCCAGGAGCTGCTGTTTTGCATCTTCCGCCGCTTTCATTGTCGCCTCTCCGGCGTAGATGGTGACCCTGCTGCCGTACGACCCGGGGTCGGGGTAAGAGTAAGAGGTGTCGACCCGTTTGATCTCCACGTCCTTCATGCCAACCCCCAGCACCTCTGCGGCGATTGCACACATGGCCGTATCGGAACCCTGGCCGACGTCCGAGGCGCCTGTCAGGACGTTGACGCTCCCGTCCTCGTTGATCCTGACGACTGCAGAACAGGAGTTGTGACCCGTAAGCCGTGCGCCACTCAAAAAGGCCGAGGACCCGATGCCGGCGCCGCGGGCAATAGGCCCGTCATTCTTTTTGGTCTTGTGGTATTTGTCCCACTCAAAGAGCTTTGCTGTCTGCTCGATGCACTCCTTGATCCCGCAGGTGGCAACCCGGAGCTTGTTCACAGTGTAGTACGTCTCACCGGGTTTCGGGTTGTCGATGGAGTTTCTGAGCCTGATCTCCACCGGGTCGATGCCAAGCTCCTTTGCCATAAGGTCAAGCTGACAATCGATCGCGTACCTGGTATGGTACATACCGTGGCCCCTCATCGCGGCGGCCATGGGGTTGTTGGTGTAGATATTCCAGGTGTCTGTTCTGAAGTTATCTATTTTATATGGTACCGTACACTGACCGTTTGTCAGGTACATGGTGACAGGGCTCATCCGGGCATACGCCCCGCCGTCAGCGACGACGTTCGTGTAAAGACCCTTGATCAGTCCATCCTTTGTAAGGCCCATCTTTACCCTGACCCACATGGCGTGGCGTCTGAGACAGGTCGTCAATTCTTCCCACTGCGAGTAAACGATCTTGACCGGTCTTCCGGTCTTTTTGGCGAGAAGGATCGCAGAAAAGTCCAGGGCATGGGCATCGTTCTTTGTTCCTCCGAAGTCACAGCCAATAATAGGTTGAATGACCCGCACCTTGTTCAACGGAAGGTTGAAAGCCCTGCCGAAGATCCTCCAGAGCATATAGGGGCTGCCTTTTGCCCCTACGTAATGGAGTGTGTCATGCTCCCACCATGCAAGCACGGCAGGGGGCTCGATGTAGCCCTTGGACTGCCTCGGCGTCTGAAATAAGTCTTCCCTTACAAGATAGGATTCGTCGAAGGCCTTATCCACGTCGCCGAAGTTCCAGTGGTATTCTACGAGAATGTTTCTCGGTTTGTCCTCGTGCACGAGGGGAGCCCCTTCTTTCATAGCCTCAAAGGGATCGAACACTGCAGGGAGTTCCTCGTACTGAACGTCGATAAGATCACATGCCTCTTCGGCGATGTCTTTGTTGACAGCGGCTACTGCCGCCACTCCCTCATACATATATCTGACCTTGTCCGTTGCCAGGGGCGACTCATCACGGGTGTGTGCCTGCCATCCCCACTTGAACCCGCCGAAGTCTTTCCCGACGACCACTCCTTTTACGCCGGGCAGACGCTCGGCCTTGCTTGTATCGATGCCGAGTATCCTCGCGTGGGCATAGGGCGCCCTCTTTATCTTCCCCCAGAGCATACCCGCCGTTTCATAGTCGGCTGCATATTTTGCCCGGCCGGTTGCCTTGAGCGGTGTTTCAACCCTGGGTACGGATTTTCCGAGCACTGCATAGTTTTTCTTATTGTCTTCCATGATCGCCTCCTCACTTTCCCTGCATGACCTTGGCTGCTATTTCTATGGCTTCTACGTATTTGACGTACCCGCTGTCCGCACACATATTGCCCTGAAGGGCCTTTTTTATGTCCTCCCGCGTGGCCCGCGGATTATCCAGAAGAAGTGCTCTCGCCGACATGACCATCCCGGAGGTGCAGAAACCGCACTCGATGGCGCCGTGGTTGACCATCGCCTCCTGGATCGGGTGCAGTTTTTCTCCGTCAGCAACTCCCTCTATCGTTACCACTTCATGGCCGTTAACCTGGACCGCTAGTATTGAACATGACCGAACTGCCTTGCCATCCAGATTGACCGTACATGCACCGCATGCACTTACCTCGCAGCCTGTCCTCGTACCGGTCAGTTTCAACTCTTCCCGTAAAAGCTCCAGCAGCAGCGTCTTTGGATTTACTGCGATTTCAACCTCTTTTCCATTGAGCTTAAATTTAATATCTCTCAATTTTTCCTTCATCTATTACCTCCATAATGGTTTATTTCTTCTGCTTTGCCCTCTCAAGAGCCTGAGCCGTCACGCGCTTCAGAAATATCCGCGCCATATCTTTCCGGTATTCCTCCGAGCCATGCACGTCGGCTGGCGGGTTAACCTCTTCGGAGGCAATCTTACCCGCCTCTTCAAGGAGCTTCTCGTCGATAACCTTACCAATAAGGACCTTCTCGGAGCTCCTGGCCCTGAAAGGCGTGGAGGCAACATTTGTAAGGACGATGCGGGCATCCCGGCAGACGCCGGTGGATGGGTCTATAGTCACCAATGCTGCCGCACCAACGACGCCCATATCCCCTTTCTGCGCCATCAGTTTCCCGTGGGCAAGGCCCGTGTTGGCTGCGATGACGGGGACCTGAACCTCGCAGAGAAGCTCGTCGTGGGCGATATCTACCTCAAGGTAATCCTTATAGAAGTCCTCAGCGTCGACGATCCGTTCGCCTTCCGGTCCGACGAGCCTGTATTTCGCATTGAGTGCGATAAAGACGGCAGGGGGGTCAGCGGCCGGATCCCCGTGACAGGCGTTCCCGCCGATCGTGCCCCAGTTCCTGGTCTGCACGACTGCAAGGTTGTCTTCCATCTCGGCAAGTACAGGGTAGTTCTTCTTTATGACAGAGGACTTTTCGACGGCACTATGCGTCGTAAGGGCGCCGATTGCGAGCCCCTTTCCCTTGTCGTACTTGATGTAATCAAGTTCGGAAACACCCTTGATGTCAACGACGTTCTCGGGGGTCAACATGTTCTGTTTCATCAACAGAAGCATCGATTGTCCACCACACATGATCTTTCCATCGCCCTCTAATTTAGCCAACGTGGAAACAGCTTCCTTCACCGTCTTTGGGGCGTAGTAATTAAAATCCTTCATAATGATACCTCCTGTTTACCTGATATGCTTCAGCGGATAATTTTATTTTGTCTCGGTTTGCCTCTTCGGTTATACCAATATACTGACTGGTAGATATAATAAATACCATAATAGAATTTTTTGTCAAGAGATTTTTTACACTAAGTTCGGGACATGCTATTTTTCTCCGGAACCGGGACTAAGCGTGTCTGGTCCTGCAAAAGCGCTATGTCAGCTCGATCTCCGTAGACCCGCCTATGGGAATATAGATACCCTTGATATGAGGGTATTCTTTCCTGATGATCTCCATGAACCTTTCCACGTTTTTGGCGGTACCCTGGACAGGAAACTGTTTGAGAAACTCACCGTACCCTTCCGGGTCGGCAGCATCAGAGACGTTTTCGGGGAAATCGTGGCACGGTATCACATAGCGGCAGCCGGTTACGTTGGCGGCATATGCAGCCTGCTCCGGCTCCATCATCAGGAAACCGATGGCGGGAAGGATCGAGACATAGGGTTTATGGTAGTCTCCGACGACAAACTTCATATCCGCCGTCAATCCCGTATCGCCGCTTATATATACCTTCAGACCATCCTCGAACTCGATGACGTACCCGGCAGCGGTCCCGATGATCTCCATCGTGCCGTCAGGGGACATCTCTGAATTCGTGTGAGAGGCGGGGATCAGGGAGAATTTTATTCCCTGAAAATCAACGGTTGCGCCGAAGGCAGTGGGGATTACATTCGTGATCCCCCGCTGTGGAAGAGAAAGGGCATATTCGAACTGGGCAATGAAGACAACCTTCTTGTTGTGCTGAGCGATCTCATCGATCCCCGCGGCATGATCGAAGTGGGCATGGGTGATGATGACGACATCGATCTCCTTCAGTTTGTCCGGCGATCTTTCAGACAGCGGCCACAGTGGATCGTTGGTCAACCAGGGGTCGACCATGATAATCTTTCCCGAAGGGGAATAGAACTTAAAGGTTGATGCACTCAGTCTCTGGATCTTCATAATCTCTGCTCCTGAATGATTTTTTTAATGGGCATCATCCGGTAATACCCGCTCATGATGCCGTGTATACGTATATCTACCGGTAAATATAATGCTGATACTACATAGGCGGAGGTTATTTGTCAAGATAAAATAGAGCGGGGGAATTGCCTTAAGCAGACTTATACTCAGGTTCAAGGATCTGAACCCTTTCCTCTTATGGAAGGCAATGGAGAGGTGGTGAAAAAGATATTAAATTGTGCCTCATCATACTCTGAGCTAAAAAACCACTTGTCGTCTTTGTAGAGCAAAGGTATTATATTATACGGTTTCCTCCGGTTTGCCTGATAATGGAGTCCGTGAAGACGAATGCTTGACAAAAAAATGATTGATTTATATACTTACTGGTTGGTATATTGATAACAAAGTTCAAAGAGGAGGCGGGTAATGTCACGAGGAAAAGGTGTAACACCGCAATATGATAAGAGAAAAAATGAGATCATGCAAAAGGCAATGAAGTTGTTCATGATAAAGGGCTTCGATGCGACTTCAACCAACGATATCTGTTGGGCTGCCAAAATGACAAAACCCAGCCTGTATCACTATTTCAGCAGCAAAAACCATCTCCTCTTTTCTGTCCATATGCATGTCATTGAGAGTATTCTTCACCCTTATCTGACAGAAACCGAATCGATAAAAGAACCGCAAAAACGCTTAGAGGTAATGATCCGGGATTTCGCAAAACTGGTACTTTCTCATCCTGAACTCCGTTTTTTACTCCATGAATCACTCACGGTGAAAGATAAATATCACGGGGAGATTAAAAAGGAATGGAGGCATCTCTACGGTCTTTTCCGAACTACCATCAGCGACCTGCAATCGATTGGCAAAGTTAATAAAGATCTCGAGCCGTCATGGGCGGCCCTCCTTCTACTGGGTATGATCTCATGGATGACCTTCTGGTTTGACTACAAGACCAAGGAACGTGTCGATGAAATAATTGA encodes the following:
- a CDS encoding TetR/AcrR family transcriptional regulator: MSRGKGVTPQYDKRKNEIMQKAMKLFMIKGFDATSTNDICWAAKMTKPSLYHYFSSKNHLLFSVHMHVIESILHPYLTETESIKEPQKRLEVMIRDFAKLVLSHPELRFLLHESLTVKDKYHGEIKKEWRHLYGLFRTTISDLQSIGKVNKDLEPSWAALLLLGMISWMTFWFDYKTKERVDEIIELTVKMGFQSLGIPTI